One genomic segment of Drosophila melanogaster chromosome 3L includes these proteins:
- the CG13919 gene encoding uncharacterized protein, giving the protein MTLAHRALFTWFIVLVFLILLCLRLDPRTTWNWFVTFTPLWFFDVIIIIYVIIKFIRKWRNLTCLTDLLFLYKWNIAGVLLTIASQVMICLTLEYPQQIPIYVTVAPVILLLSTAIFYVGSRLGKREGWIQ; this is encoded by the coding sequence ATGACACTGGCACACCGGGCGCTCTTCACTTGGTTTATCGTCCTGGTCTTCCTGATTCTTCTGTGTCTCCGCCTGGACCCACGCACCACCTGGAATTGGTTCGTCACCTTTACGCCACTCTGGTTCTTCGATGTGATCATTATCATCTACGTGATCATTAAATTTATCCGCAAGTGGCGGAACCTAACCTGCCTGACGGATCTCCTGTTCCTCTACAAATGGAACATTGCCGGCGTCCTGCTGACCATCGCCTCCCAAGTGATGATCTGCCTAACGCTGGAGTACCCGCAACAGATTCCCATATACGTGACCGTTGCCCCGGTCATCCTGCTGCTGAGCACCGCCATCTTCTATGTTGGCAGCAGGCTGGGAAAACGAGAGGGCTGGATACAGTAA
- the CG17249 gene encoding uncharacterized protein — MSLVAYAASSDEDSENEEENSVPQVEVIKPQAKPSTPSEAYLARESTSGHISDEDDDYVPQEVSLQELKPPNGRLLLALPKPKVTAPAKDLENEDVDNQVTSAFANLPMPRTAAKGKAIVEEKDDEFLHKKALPVEIEKPPPPPVKGKVKISIPSLRDFSDVDQEKADRAKNKVDKPNVPKGSGLLSLLPQAKSERNFSKNSSSAVAYPSASTTLASSLSNNPAQPRAAPAFVPDTVKQRRAAHNTEGVDGPKAGHKKNPETKDALKSTKSKPISKPTSLVNASDSEDDDEDGTGDFFSLNSEQKLPEVSSNEISALVAKRAAKMVEASSKYLEEVAEKEAAEAEAARLQEEQSQIAQKRYHEQQLNAEAMDALVGKNAKRRRKEAKEMQVIDISGSQVLPDREEWMRSALASSTTFQPTGVLTDEEPVAGTRRKHQITYLAHKAKANEAELQAMWSANRQTRRATQSKYGF, encoded by the coding sequence ATGTCGCTTGTTGCTTATGCTGCCAGTTCTGATGAAGATTCGGAGAACGAAGAGGAAAATTCTGTACCACAAGTGGAAGTAATAAAACCCCAAGCCAAGCCGAGCACACCAAGTGAAGCGTATCTAGCTCGGGAATCAACCAGTGGTCACATTAGTGATGAAGATGACGACTACGTTCCCCAGGAAGTGTCCCTTCAGGAGTTAAAGCCGCCCAACGGAAGACTGCTATTAGCCTTACCCAAACCAAAAGTCACTGCTCCCGCTAAGGATCTGGAAAATGAGGATGTGGACAACCAGGTTACTTCCGCCTTTGCCAACCTGCCCATGCCACGAACAGCAGCGAAAGGAAAAGCCATTGTAGAGGAGAAAGACGATGAGTTTCTGCACAAAAAGGCGCTGCCCGTAGAAATAGAGAAACCTCCACCGCCGCCAGTCAAGGGAAAAGTAAAAATCAGCATTCCTTCACTAAGAGATTTCTCAGATGTAGACCAGGAGAAAGCTGACAGGGCTAAGAACAAAGTTGATAAGCCCAATGTACCCAAGGGATCGGGATTGTTGAGTCTGCTGCCCCAAGCAAAGTCGGAGCGCAACTTCTCCAAGAACTCTTCATCCGCGGTAGCCTACCCATCAGCCAGCACTACTCTTGCTTCCAGTCTAAGCAATAATCCTGCGCAGCCTCGAGCAGCACCAGCTTTTGTTCCCGATACAGTTAAGCAGCGACGAGCTGCACACAACACCGAAGGCGTAGATGGCCCTAAGGCCGGGCACAAGAAGAATCCTGAGACAAAAGACGCTTTGAAGTCAACAAAATCCAAACCTATAAGTAAACCCACTTCGCTGGTAAATGCCAGCGATAGTGAAGATGATGACGAAGATGGCACTGGAGACTTTTTCTCCCTGAATTCCGAGCAAAAGCTGCCTGAGGTGAGCAGCAACGAGATTAGCGCTCTAGTGGCCAAGCGAGCGGCCAAGATGGTGGAAGCCAGTAGCAAGTACCTAGAGGAGGTAGCCGAGAAGGAAGCAGCCGAAGCAGAAGCCGCCCGACTTCAGGAAGAGCAGTCTCAGATTGCACAAAAGCGCTACCATGAGCAACAGTTAAACGCAGAGGCCATGGACGCATTGGTGGGCAAAAATGCCAAGCGCCGGCGGAAGGAGGCCAAGGAGATGCAGGTGATCGACATATCTGGGTCTCAGGTGCTACCTGATCGCGAGGAATGGATGCGATCGGCTCTGGCTTCGTCCACCACCTTCCAACCGACCGGCGTGCTGACGGACGAGGAGCCGGTGGCAGGGACTCGGCGCAAGCACCAGATCACCTACCTGGCGCACAAGGCGAAGGCCAACGAAGCCGAGCTGCAGGCCATGTGGTCGGCCAACCGGCAGACCCGTCGGGCCACCCAAAGCAAATACGGCTTTTGA
- the Bro gene encoding brother, translated as MHHHQNLGDAAAMNGMIPPYEAMAMYEQPKPRFIFKMPRVVPDQRSKFDSDELFRRLSRESEVRYTGYRERAMEERRMRFVNDCRKGYAEISMVASGTNLQLYFNANHNPYAQEQDCDFERERGKVHLRSSFIMNGVCVRFRGWVDLDRLDGAACLEFDEQRAQQEDAQLQEQIQSYNQRMAESRRIYHTPQTPPEDHHHRGGPGLPRGPMGW; from the coding sequence ATGCATCATCACCAGAATCTCGGAGACGCGGCCGCCATGAATGGAATGATCCCGCCATACGAAGCCATGGCTATGTACGAGCAGCCCAAGCCCAGATTCATCTTCAAGATGCCCCGCGTGGTGCCTGACCAGAGGTCCAAGTTCGATAGCGACGAGCTCTTCCGCCGATTGAGTAGGGAGAGCGAGGTTCGCTACACAGGATACCGGGAACGTGCAATGGAGGAGCGCAGGATGCGGTTTGTCAACGACTGCCGCAAGGGCTATGCGGAGATATCGATGGTAGCTTCAGGAACTAATCTGCAGCTCTACTTCAACGCCAACCACAATCCGTACGCCCAGGAGCAGGATTGCGATTTCGAGCGGGAGCGGGGCAAAGTTCATTTGCGTTCTAGTTTCATCATGAACGGGGTGTGCGTCCGCTTCCGGGGCTGGGTGGATCTGGACCGACTGGATGGCGCTGCCTGCCTGGAGTTCGATGAACAACGAGCCCAGCAGGAGGATGCTCAGCTGCAGGAGCAGATTCAAAGCTACAACCAGCGCATGGCTGAGTCCAGGAGAATCTACCACACGCCCCAGACTCCACCCGAGGATCACCATCACAGAGGTGGGCCTGGTCTGCCTAGAGGACCAATGGGATGGTAG